The following are from one region of the Tenacibaculum dicentrarchi genome:
- a CDS encoding mechanosensitive ion channel family protein, with translation MNVLKIDILEPFKDVFKNIIDSLPTVLGFIGFVILAWLIIKVFLYIVRKGLSKTKIDEWSKKLSKTEIFGNSTINIVLTNVILTILRWFLILIFVMAGSSIFGLEAVSEGIKSFFAYLPKLLTAIGIFVAGVYLGTVLKKATQTMFKSLEISGGNLVGNIAFYLIVVFLTITALDQAGVDTSVIKSNLTLLIGSVLLAFTLSFGLGAKEVVVRLLYGYYSRKNVGIGKKVTIGDVKGIVTAIDNICLTVTTTQGNVVFPIKEVVDSKIVIENE, from the coding sequence ATGAATGTATTAAAAATTGATATTTTAGAACCTTTTAAAGATGTTTTTAAAAATATTATTGATTCGTTACCAACTGTACTTGGGTTTATTGGCTTTGTAATTTTAGCTTGGTTAATTATTAAAGTTTTTCTATATATTGTAAGAAAAGGATTGTCTAAAACAAAAATTGATGAATGGTCTAAAAAATTAAGTAAAACAGAAATTTTTGGTAATTCAACTATAAATATTGTATTAACTAATGTAATACTTACTATACTAAGGTGGTTTTTAATACTAATATTTGTTATGGCAGGTTCTAGTATTTTTGGATTAGAAGCTGTATCAGAAGGTATAAAAAGTTTTTTTGCTTATTTACCGAAGTTATTAACAGCAATTGGAATTTTTGTAGCAGGTGTTTATTTAGGAACTGTTCTTAAAAAAGCAACTCAAACAATGTTTAAATCGTTAGAAATTTCTGGAGGTAATTTAGTTGGAAATATTGCTTTTTATTTAATTGTAGTTTTTTTAACGATAACAGCATTAGATCAGGCAGGGGTTGATACATCTGTAATAAAAAGTAATTTAACACTTTTAATAGGTTCTGTTCTTTTAGCATTTACTTTATCTTTTGGTTTAGGAGCTAAAGAAGTTGTAGTTCGATTGCTTTATGGCTATTATTCAAGAAAAAATGTAGGTATTGGAAAAAAAGTAACAATAGGAGATGTTAAAGGTATTGTAACTGCAATTGATAATATTTGTTTAACTGTTACAACAACTCAAGGGAATGTCGTTTTTCCAATTAAAGAGGTGGTAGATAGTAAAATAGTTATTGAAAATGAGTAG
- a CDS encoding sigma-70 family RNA polymerase sigma factor: MRQLKITKQVTNRETASLDKYLQEIGKVDLITADEEVELAQRIKAGDQRALEKLTKANLRFVVSVAKQYQNQGLTLPDLINEGNLGLIKAAKRFDETRGFKFISYAVWWIRQSILQALAEQSRIVRLPLNKIGSINKINKMYAFLEQENERPPSPEEIAKKLDMTVNDVKESMKNSGRHVSMDAPLIEGEDSNLYDVLNSGESPNPDKTLLHDSLRIEINRALETLTPREADVVKLYFGLGEHQPMTLEEIGETFDLTRERVRQIKEKAIRRLKHTSRSKILMTYLG; encoded by the coding sequence ATGAGACAACTTAAAATTACCAAGCAGGTTACCAATAGAGAAACTGCCTCTTTAGATAAATATTTACAAGAAATAGGAAAAGTAGATTTAATTACTGCTGATGAAGAAGTAGAATTAGCACAAAGAATTAAAGCTGGTGACCAAAGAGCATTAGAAAAATTAACTAAAGCTAACTTACGTTTCGTTGTTTCGGTTGCTAAACAATATCAAAATCAAGGTTTAACGTTACCTGATTTAATTAACGAAGGTAACTTAGGTTTAATTAAAGCAGCTAAACGTTTTGATGAAACTCGTGGTTTTAAGTTTATTTCATACGCTGTTTGGTGGATTCGTCAATCAATTTTACAAGCATTAGCTGAACAATCTCGTATTGTACGTTTACCGTTAAATAAAATTGGTTCTATCAATAAAATTAACAAAATGTACGCCTTTTTAGAGCAAGAAAACGAAAGACCTCCAAGTCCTGAAGAAATTGCTAAAAAGTTAGACATGACTGTGAATGACGTTAAAGAATCTATGAAAAACTCTGGTCGTCACGTATCAATGGATGCTCCTTTAATTGAAGGTGAAGATTCTAATTTATATGATGTATTAAACTCTGGTGAATCTCCAAACCCAGATAAAACTTTATTACACGACTCATTACGTATTGAAATTAACCGTGCCTTAGAAACATTAACGCCTCGTGAGGCTGATGTTGTTAAATTATATTTTGGTTTAGGAGAACACCAACCAATGACTCTTGAAGAAATTGGTGAAACTTTCGATTTAACTCGTGAGCGTGTTCGTCAAATTAAAGAAAAAGCTATCCGCAGATTAAAACATACCTCTCGTAGTAAAATTTTAATGACTTACTTAGGGTAA
- a CDS encoding RNA polymerase sigma factor: MNATATKITDEDLVYQIVRTNNTALFGVLYNRFSRMVFYKCYGFSKNKQEAEDLMHDVFIRLFIKLKTFKGTSKFSAWLYSFTYNFCVNYVQRNSYKKNAKITVITDRIKDENIKDEKEGALFLELKSIRLAKAFRMIAVSEKKILLMKYQDDMSIKEISNTLNIGNSAVKMRLKRAKDKISEIYKNL, translated from the coding sequence ATGAATGCAACAGCTACAAAAATAACAGATGAAGATTTAGTTTACCAAATTGTTCGTACAAATAATACTGCTTTATTTGGTGTATTATATAATCGGTTTTCTAGAATGGTTTTTTATAAATGTTATGGATTTTCTAAAAATAAACAGGAAGCCGAAGATTTAATGCATGATGTTTTTATCAGATTATTTATTAAATTAAAAACGTTTAAAGGAACATCTAAATTTTCAGCATGGTTGTATTCTTTTACGTATAATTTTTGTGTAAATTATGTGCAAAGAAACAGTTATAAAAAGAATGCAAAAATTACTGTTATAACAGACCGAATTAAAGACGAAAATATTAAAGACGAAAAAGAAGGAGCTTTATTTTTAGAATTAAAATCAATTCGATTAGCAAAAGCATTTCGTATGATTGCTGTTTCTGAAAAGAAGATTTTACTAATGAAATATCAGGACGATATGAGTATCAAAGAAATATCAAATACATTAAATATAGGGAATAGTGCTGTAAAAATGCGTTTAAAACGTGCTAAAGATAAAATCTCAGAAATTTATAAGAACTTGTAA
- a CDS encoding RNA polymerase sigma factor: MKSIDITKLSDEELVSKIVEKNDSHLFAVLYDRYAGVVYNKCYGFSKNKQEAQDLTHDVFIRLFVKLRTFKGKSKFSTWLYSFTYNFCVNYVQRNKEKKKEKVTVVTDQIKEESNEDEIDDAELFELKADKLAKVLEMIAAPEKMILLMKYQDDMSIKEISEALSLGDSAVKMRLKRAKEKVIKVYNTL, translated from the coding sequence TTGAAAAGTATTGATATTACAAAACTAAGCGATGAAGAGCTGGTTAGTAAAATAGTAGAGAAAAATGATTCTCATTTATTTGCTGTTTTATATGACCGTTATGCGGGCGTTGTGTATAATAAATGTTACGGTTTTTCTAAAAATAAACAAGAAGCCCAAGATTTAACACACGATGTGTTTATCCGTTTGTTTGTAAAATTAAGAACTTTTAAAGGGAAATCAAAATTCTCTACCTGGTTATATTCTTTTACTTATAATTTCTGCGTAAATTATGTACAAAGAAATAAAGAGAAAAAAAAAGAAAAAGTTACTGTTGTAACAGATCAAATAAAAGAAGAAAGTAATGAAGATGAAATTGACGATGCCGAATTATTTGAACTAAAGGCGGATAAATTAGCAAAAGTACTTGAAATGATAGCTGCACCTGAAAAAATGATTTTATTAATGAAATATCAAGATGATATGAGCATTAAAGAAATTTCAGAGGCTTTGAGTTTAGGTGATAGTGCCGTAAAAATGCGTTTAAAAAGAGCCAAAGAAAAAGTTATAAAAGTATATAACACACTGTGA
- a CDS encoding porin family protein, whose translation MLKKILLFAFFGFFTLCLRAQREKILNLPSFDKHIFHYGFYLGVNNNGYKVSYKPSSFKNAEVEVSSSVGFNVGLIADLKLHNNLNLRFEPGLMSNTKTLFFKHIPGTENIHTREVSATYLHLPLLLKMSTNRLNNIRPYVLGGISYDYNFSSNEKNSDDNAVGEFRTTTSNVLYEIGIGIDLYLSYFKLSPSIRGIFAINNELIPDNNSPSQWTDPVDYLGTRGVFLHLSFE comes from the coding sequence ATGTTAAAAAAAATTTTACTTTTCGCATTTTTCGGATTTTTTACCCTATGCCTTCGGGCACAACGTGAGAAAATATTAAATCTACCTAGTTTTGATAAACATATTTTTCATTATGGTTTTTACTTAGGGGTAAACAATAATGGCTATAAAGTGAGCTATAAACCTAGCTCTTTTAAAAATGCTGAAGTTGAAGTGTCAAGTTCTGTAGGCTTTAACGTTGGTTTAATTGCCGATTTAAAATTACACAACAATCTTAATTTACGATTTGAACCAGGGTTAATGTCAAATACAAAAACATTATTTTTTAAGCATATTCCTGGAACAGAAAATATACATACTAGAGAAGTTAGTGCTACCTATTTGCACTTGCCTTTGCTACTAAAAATGAGTACTAATAGGCTTAATAACATACGTCCTTATGTATTAGGAGGAATATCGTATGATTATAATTTTTCTAGTAATGAAAAAAATAGTGATGATAATGCCGTTGGTGAATTTAGAACTACCACTAGTAATGTGCTTTACGAAATAGGTATTGGTATTGACCTCTATTTAAGTTACTTTAAATTATCACCTTCTATTAGAGGTATTTTCGCTATTAATAATGAACTCATACCCGATAACAATTCACCTAGTCAATGGACAGACCCCGTTGATTACTTAGGAACACGAGGCGTATTTTTACACCTATCATTTGAATAA